One part of the Schistocerca piceifrons isolate TAMUIC-IGC-003096 chromosome 2, iqSchPice1.1, whole genome shotgun sequence genome encodes these proteins:
- the LOC124776748 gene encoding ankyrin-1-like, producing the protein MYAIDIVTALLHAEVEAGNLQGVMEMLARGADVEAADLFKVRPIHIAAEQGHLDILKTLITRGCNVNAQASVPTPMSKKLERGMTPLHIAAKNANPNLALTLIDAGANVNAKSSSGVFPLHVAAQNGRLPIVEALVSANADVNAEDDKKHTPLFCAAAQNFEDVARFLILQGAVINARNSDRSTPLHFAAEKGNINITKLLIQNEAEINAKNLAGITPLHAATHNRQSAVSQFLINCGADVNERDDVGWRTPLHNTAQSGYPAETARLLIAKGANVNARDRTGITPLNLAAMYDSVDITNILIENKADVNATDDRKWTSLHSAAVTGCLDTIKILIANGAEVNARTCEQTTALHFAAIYRHADVVKYLLAKGAEVNVTDNKNCTPLHLAAEDGSLRKSEQCRAQGRDSKLNTVKTLIENGADINAKRNNDETALHLAVKANDPVVARCLLENGAYYDAKALSQFGNFTVSEIAAKQRNENISAVLHTIGKLFQAVKTANCAEIEKCVQEGAPVNSRSIKYETPLTYACWKGQLAVVNVLLKNGVDINLSNSNGITPLHYAAKFGHHEILCTLLKHGAVYNAKTKTGKKTPLHFAQEGGNKEVSETLKLIRSMFTRIRKKDNTVLKELNELKGTQYAEFLATKNCKNINKETLTQIASKNGYEELCKLLCDL; encoded by the coding sequence ATGTACGCGATCGACATCGTGACAGCACTCCTCCATGCGGAAGTAGAAGCCGGCAACTTGCAAGGTGTCATGGAAATGTTGGCGAGAGGAGCAGACGTCGAAGCCGCAGACTTGTTCAAGGTACGACCGATACATATCGCTGCCGAACAGGGCCATTTGGACATTCTTAAAACACTTATAACACGAGGTTGTAATGTAAATGCACAGGCGTCCGTCCCAACTCCAATGTCGAAGAAATTGGAGCGGGGCATGACGCCGTTACATATAGCAGCTAAAAATGCTAACCCGAACCTCGCGCTCACTTTGATTGATGCCGGCGCTAATGTGAACGCCAAGAGTAGCTCCGGAGTGTTTCCGCTGCACGTTGCAGCGCAGAACGGCCGTTTGCCCATAGTGGAAGCGTTGGTTTCTGCGAATGCAGACGTAAATGCTGAGGACGACAAAAAACATACTCCTTTATTTTGTGCTGCGGCGCAGAATTTTGAAGACGTAGCCAGATTTCTTATACTACAGGGTGCTGTTATAAATGCTAGAAATTCAGACCGTTCGACACCATTGCATTTCGCAGCAGAAAAGGGAAATATTAACATAACAAAGCTGCTGATCCAGAACGAGGCTGAGATTAATGCAAAGAATTTGGCAGGCATTACCCCATTGCATGCGGCCACACATAACAGACAGTCTGCAGTAAGTCAGTTTTTGATTAACTGTGGAGCAGATGTCAATGAAAGAGATGACGTGGGATGGAGGACTCCTTTGCATAATACAGCACAGAGCGGATACCCAGCAGAAACCGCCAGACTTTTGATTGCGAAAGGAGCTAACGTGAATGCAAGGGACAGGACTGGAATAACACCCTTGAACCTTGCTGCAATGTACGATTCCGTTGATATAACGAACATCCTGATCGAGAATAAAGCTGACGTTAATGCCACTGACGATCGAAAGTGGACGTCATTGCACAGTGCAGCTGTTACAGGCTGTTTGGATACTATAAAAATTCTTATCGCCAATGGTGCTGAAGTTAATGCGAGGACTTGCGAGCAGACAACAGCATTGCATTTCGCAGCAATCTACCGGCATGCCGACGTAGTCAAATATCTTTTGGCTAAAGGAGCCGAAGTTAATGTAACTGATAACAAAAACTGTACGCCACTTCATTTAGCAGCAGAAGACGGTTCTCTCCGAAAGTCGGAACAATGTCGTGCACAGGGCCGAGATTCGAAACTAAATACCGTGAAAACTCTCATTGAAAACGGAGCAGATATAAATGCCAAACGAAACAATGATGAAACAGCTCTGCACCTAGCTGTAAAGGCCAACGATCCGGTAGTTGCTCGGTGCCTGTTAGAGAATGGTGCATATTACGATGCGAAGGCCTTGTCTCAGTTTGGTAACTTTACCGTTTCAGAGATTGCTGCGAAACAAAGAAACGAGAACATAAGCGCTGTATTGCACACAATCGGAAAGCTGTTTCAAGCAGTGAAAACAGCTAACTGCGCTGAAATTGAAAAATGTGTTCAAGAAGGGGCACCAGTCAACAGCAGAAGTATCAAGTATGAAACACCACTTACGTATGCATGTTGGAAAGGACAGTTAGCCGTTGTTAATGTTTTGCTTAAGAATGGGGTTGATATTAATCTCAGCAACAGTAATGGCATTACTCCTTTACATTATGCAGCAAAATTTGGACATCATGAAATATTGTGCACCTTACTGAAACATGGTGCAGTGTATAATGCCAAAACCAAAACGGGCAAAAAAACACCTCTACATTTCGcccaagaaggaggaaataaagaagtttcagagaCTCTAAAACTGATTAGAAGTATGTTTACAAGAATAAGGAAAAAGGATAATACAGTGCTAAAAGAGTTAAATGAATTGAAGGGCACACAATATGCCGAATTTCTTGccacaaaaaactgcaaaaatataaataaagaaactcTGACACAAATAGCTTCAAAAAATGGGTATGAGGAACTTTGTAAATTGTTGTGTGATTTGTAA